From a single Solanum dulcamara chromosome 4, daSolDulc1.2, whole genome shotgun sequence genomic region:
- the LOC129884368 gene encoding uncharacterized protein LOC129884368 translates to MTGNNDNASLTDIIVTDPVIAEQNELIAQLVQQIAEMRVEIRKNRELSNLAIAANTPVQGEGRPPFHFPSPNSNTEHVQNPLLNPAQNTFIVDLTASNPHHAIASYQVPPHPQSTGPPTFPPPQNTHPQACPPPQSQNVNNPQTFSHDQNQHTNRQTCPQNYQAPQKTPFQIAIPNEPYANGSELDHYEEQEREWRVKEETTKWNMKEEIMKAMKEFHYTPDVAGLNYEDLCIHPNLDLPEGFKVPKFDTFGGIGNPLAHLRAYCDQLVGVRKNEALLMRLFSRSLSGEALEWFSAQEIKQWSNWNALAKDFIERFAYNVEIVPDRYSLEKIKQKSAESYREYAYRWRKEAARVRPPMTEKEIIEVFVRNQEPEYYDRMLLLVGAKFAEVVKIGETIEDGLKTGRITHVAIQTGPSDLFKKKREDVSFISHAPGKRLQRSSNFSSRKTSPTRIYPPSPQNSYPMFYVQPSYQTPPLNYLPPRYQNAPRGYQTPQCPNFRTPASLHQNRPSYHHVSPPPQNNCNLTQSNFENRPARIFTPLVESRTKLFERLRDACIIHPIAPKSTDTGSRFFRADQTCAYHSNSIGHDTETCVNLKHKIQDLIDREVVTLQTAAPNVNNNPLPNHEG, encoded by the coding sequence ATGACTGGCAATAATGACAACGCAAGTTTGACGGATATTATTGTGACAGACCCTGTCATCGCTGAACAAAATGAGCTGATTGCACAATTGGTGCAACAAATCGCCGAAATGAGAGTTGAGATACGAAAAAATCGAGAGTTGTCAAATCTGGCTATTGCCGCCAACACCCCGGTTCAAGGCGAGGGAAGGCCTCCATTCCATTTCCCTTCTCCAAATTCAAATACGGAACATGTTCAAAACCCACTCTTGAACCCCGCTCAAAATACCTTCATTGTTGACCTCACTGCCTCAAATCCCCATCATGCCATCGCTTCCTACCAAGTGCCACCTCATCCTCAAAGTACCGGCCCTCCAACCTTCCCTCCCCCACAAAATACCCACCCTCAAGCTTGTCCCCCCCCACAAAGCCAAAATGTTAACAATCCACAAACCTTTTCCCATGATCAAAACCAACATACTAACCGGCAGACATGTCCCCAAAATTACCAAGCTCCTCAAAAAACACCTTTCCAAATCGCAATCCCAAATGAACCCTATGCCAATGGTTCCGAACTTGATCACTATGAGGAACAAGAAAGAGAGTGGAGGGTGAAGGAAGAGACAACCAAATGGAACATGAAAGAGGAGATCATGAAAGCCATGAAGGAGTTTCATTACACTCCGGATGTTGCAGGATTAAATTACGAAGATTTGTGTATCCACCCGAATTTAGACCTTCCCGAGGGGTTCAAAgtgccaaaatttgatactTTCGGAGGAATCGGGAATCCTTTGGCTCATCTGAGGGCGTATTGTGATCAACTAGTAGGAGTTAGGAAGAACGAGGCTTTGCTAATGCGGCTCTTTAGCCGAAGTTTAAGCGGGGAGGCTTTGGAATGGTTCAGCGCCCAAGAAATAAAACAATGGTCCAATTGGAACGCTCTGGCCAAAGATTTTATCGAGAGGTTTGCGTACAATGTGGAGATCGTTCCCGATCGTTATTCTTTGGAGAAAATCAAACAAAAGTCTGCTGAAAGTTACCGAGAGTACGCCTATCGTTGGAGGAAAGAGGCTGCCAGAGTGAGACCTCCCATGACTGAGAAAGAGATTATTGAAGTCTTTGTACGCAATCAAGAGCCTGAGTACTATGACAGGATGTTGTTGCTTGTAGGAGCGAAATTTGCTGAGGTGGTCAAAATTGGTGAGACCATCGAAGACGGTCTTAAGACCGGAAGGATTACCCATGTGGCCATCCAAACTGGGCCTTCAGatttgttcaaaaagaaaagagaagatgtGTCCTTTATTTCTCATGCGCCTGGCAAAAGGTTACAAAGATCATCCAATTTTAGCTCCAGAAAAACCTCACCCACCAGAATTTATCCCCCATCTCCACAAAATTCCTACCCAATGTTTTACGTTCAGCCGAGTTATCAAACTCCGCCTCTTAATTACCTGCCTCCGCGCTATCAAAATGCTCCTCGTGGCTACCAAACTCCACAATGCCCAAATTTCCGAACTCCCGCATCTTTACACCAAAATCGTCCTAGTTATCATCATGTATCCCCACCCCCGCAAAATAACTGTAACCTTACCCAATCCAATTTTGAAAATAGGCCTGCTAGGATTTTTACTCCTCTAGTGGAAAGTCGAACTAAGCTGTTTGAAAGACTAAGAGATGCATGTATTATTCATCCCATTGCACCTAAATCGACTGATACAGGCTCTAGATTCTTCAGAGCCGACCAAACATGTGCGTATCATTCCAACAGTATAGGGCATGATACTGAAACTTGTGTTAATTTGAAGCATAAGATTCAGGATCTGATTGATCGGGAGGTCGTCACTCTTCAAACCGCTGCTCCCAATGTTAATAATAACCCCTTGCCGAATCATGAGGGATAA